The nucleotide window AATTTTTTTTATCTGTTCGATTATAGATCAAAAATTAACAAAATCTCTGTCTTTTAGTCTGAGCACAGAGTTATGCACAGAGTTATGCACAGAGTTATGCACAGAGTTATGCACAGAGTTATGCACAGAGTTATGCACAGAGTTATGCACAGAGTTATGCACACAAATTTTGCTTGTTTTAGAAAAATGGAACAGAAAAATACACACATATAATGTTTTGATTCTTGTTTCAACAGGTTTGACGCAACCACTGAAGTGTGTGTTGCAGGATACTGCATCCTAAAGGGGTTAAAATAGATTCAGGATGAAATTGTAAACCGCAAATACGGTCGTATATATGTTTTACTGCCATCACCGCTTTTTTATAGTGCGCGTTTACACAGAGAGTGGAAGGAACGGAGGTACATAAAAGAGAGTGGTAACGCGCTACTACTAAAGGATTAGGTAGCGCAGAAAACATATCCTTCTGATCATGTAAAATACAAGATGTTTTTCCATGCACGATGTTGGATGTTGTATCTACTATTCCTCCGTATGCACATACGATTGCTTGATGTCCTAGACAAATACCTAGTATAGGAATTTTCCCTTTTATTAAATCAATGAATTCAAGCATACACCCTGCTGCGCTCGGTGTACCTGGACCGGGAGAAAGAACTACTATAGGATGGTGCATGCCTGCTAGTGCTGAAATAAGAATGGACACCGGTGTGGTATTGCGATACACAGTAACTATCTGGTGAAACGAACGTAATGAATCAACTAAATTGTATGTAAATGAATCTAAATTA belongs to Buchnera aphidicola (Cinara pseudotaxifoliae) and includes:
- a CDS encoding glutamine amidotransferase-related protein, encoding MSDILLLDNLDSFTYNLVDSLRSFHQIVTVYRNTTPVSILISALAGMHHPIVVLSPGPGTPSAAGCMLEFIDLIKGKIPILGICLGHQAIVCAYGGIVDTTSNIVHGKTSCILHDQKDMFSALPNPLVVARYHSLLCTSVPSTLCVNAHYKKAVMAVKHIYDRICGLQFHPESILTPLGCSILQHTLQWLRQTC